The Staphylococcus haemolyticus region AGTATGTATGTGGTCTTTAGTTGAATTATCTTCATTTGAAGAAGATGTAGTATTAGAAATTGTATCCATATTCTGATGATTCATCATAATAAACCCACCTTTGTCTAGAAATATAAAATCTTGAAAATGAATACCTCTATATGAATGTAACATATATTTGACATTTATTGTAGGTCACTTCATAAAAATGCGTTATCTTAACTAAAAATCAACATTTCAATTATATGTTTAGGAGGTTAACTATGTCTAAAGATGAAATGTCACATGACCATATAACAGGAGATTTCCAAATTTCTCAAAAACCTTATTGGAAGTTGCTATTACAATCTCTATTTTTAATTTGTATTTTATTTGTTGCCGAATCAATGGTTATATTTTTAGTAGAGAAGACAAAGTACTTTTGGATTGCTATTGTAGGGGTCATTATCGCATTTCTAATTTTAAAATTAAGTAAGTTGAAGCTATTTCAATTTAGTCGAATAACTAAAAAGCAATGGCTAATCATTATCATTGGATTCATTCTTGCCAATGGTGCAGATTATATTTATTTTGAATTCATGCCTACAACAGGGAATGAAAAGGAGTTAGAGGAAAGTTACCGCAATGTACCACTGTATTTACAACTCATTGCGATAGGTATTTTAGGTCCTATCATAGAAGAAATTATATTTAGAGGATTGTTAATTAAAGGTATCTTTAGAGGTGCGCCTATAGTTGGTGGCATAGTATCTGTTATTTTATTCGCTGGCGCTCATGGCCCAAGCAACATAGGTGAATGGTTTATTTACGGTTTTTCAGGTTTCATTTTCGTTATTGCATATTTAACAACAAAACGGCTCGAAATACCTATTATCATACACATGCTTGGTAATATATTAGCTACATTTCAAAATTATTTTTGGTAGAAATACTTTAATTACATAGTATATACGCAATAAAAAGCAATGCCTAAGTTTTGATAGGCATTGTTTTTTAACTTAAATATGCTCAATTTTTAAATGTTTACCGGGAAGACTGTCTAATAAATAAGGATCATGCGTAATAATAATTAGCTGTAACTTATCCATATTTCGTAACATTTGGAGTATGATTTCTTCATTTATCACATCAAGATTCGTTGTAGCCTCGTCTAGAATTAATACTTCAGGTTCAACTAATAATGCCTTCGCAATCCATAAACGTTGGAATTGTCCGCCACTTAAGGTGCTCACTTTTTTAGGTAACAAAGATTTGTCGAGTTTACATTGTTCTATGACGCTTAACATCTTATCGTCATGTTGATTTTTAGGAATATTAAAGTGTTTTAAAGGTTGTTTTAAGATCCAAGAAACTGTTTTTTTAGTATCTAATGTATTGGCATTATATTGAGGCACGTATTGAATATGTTTCAGCCAATCTTGCTGTGACACATGTCCAAGCGTCATATCTTTATAACTTACCATACCTTCATAATTATCATCTAAACCTGCAATGATTTGTGCGAGCGTAGACTTACCACTTCCACTAGTACCACTAATGATTAAATTATCAGTATCTTTAAGTTCTAAATTAAAGTTTTTAAATATCTGCTTTTCAGAAAATGATTTATTTAAAGATTTAATCTGCAACATAACGGTATCTCCTATGCGCTAATTCAATTAATTGCTGTGAGTAAGCGTGCTCGGGACGCACTAAAATATCGTTTGCTTCGCCACTTTCAATCATTTGGCCATTACGCATCACACTAATATGTGTTGCGTAATCCATAGCTAAACTTAGGTCATGCGTGATAAATAGTAATGTCATATTATGTTCTTGAACAACATGATTTAATAATTTCATTAGTTGATTTCGATTGTCAAAATCAAGTGCACTTGTCGGTTCGTCCACGATCAATAATT contains the following coding sequences:
- a CDS encoding ATP-binding cassette domain-containing protein, with protein sequence MLQIKSLNKSFSEKQIFKNFNLELKDTDNLIISGTSGSGKSTLAQIIAGLDDNYEGMVSYKDMTLGHVSQQDWLKHIQYVPQYNANTLDTKKTVSWILKQPLKHFNIPKNQHDDKMLSVIEQCKLDKSLLPKKVSTLSGGQFQRLWIAKALLVEPEVLILDEATTNLDVINEEIILQMLRNMDKLQLIIITHDPYLLDSLPGKHLKIEHI
- a CDS encoding CPBP family intramembrane glutamic endopeptidase produces the protein MSKDEMSHDHITGDFQISQKPYWKLLLQSLFLICILFVAESMVIFLVEKTKYFWIAIVGVIIAFLILKLSKLKLFQFSRITKKQWLIIIIGFILANGADYIYFEFMPTTGNEKELEESYRNVPLYLQLIAIGILGPIIEEIIFRGLLIKGIFRGAPIVGGIVSVILFAGAHGPSNIGEWFIYGFSGFIFVIAYLTTKRLEIPIIIHMLGNILATFQNYFW